The Salmo salar chromosome ssa19, Ssal_v3.1, whole genome shotgun sequence DNA window AAGTGCGTACCAGTAAGTCCCTGCTCCCTGGGAAGTCAGCTCCATCCCGTCCACAGAGTTGTAGCTGTCGTCATCCATGATCTTGGACAGGCCGAAGTCAGTGATCTTGATCTCGCCGCATGCCGTGCCGTTCACCAAGAGGATgttgcctagagagagagagagatgggaaatgTAGTGAAACGCATAACACACATTGTGATGCATCTTTTGATTGAGGTCATTTGTGGCAAGCAGTTAATTGTATTACATACATATGATCAacgttccctctaagctgcacgCCAGCTCGTAGTAGCCCCGGGACTGCCGCGCAGAAGAAATACAATACAGTATTAGGCCAcggagagaagcacgagattagAAAGTTAAGTTCAGAGGTTTCCCGAAACaaaaactaactatgcaagagattctgttgtaggcagaacgcattgGAGTAGGATTGTATTGCATTGACATGCACAACTCAGCCCGTACTCCAAATAAACCAGGCCAgtgcggcataaccaatcagagctgcagtggGCCTACATGCAAAtaaaccattgccatatatggatctgtgcaacttactttgaactggactgtttgcACCATGAGCGGttgtgagtagatgcgcttgttttgagatcaaagcgggAACTGAATGTGCACGTCGCCTCATGTTGTTAATATTCTTTTCTAGTTAGGGAGCTATTAGCACAGTTATAGATgttttgtagtcagcaataggggagtgtacatttctagccatctttgaaaatcgagtcaggtaaagagcttttttatgcattaaaggggcagtgttgtattttgagacaggcttgaataagctaagtagccaataggcagagggtagcataatttgtctgattctctgtagaatggtatgggaataataactCATTTTATTtggtaaagtggtttcttgcatcacacaacattttcagtcaccttgtctgaaaggacaagtggataaacaggttaatgtcaagccctgagtGTTTCACGGAATGTAAGCCTGCAtcaaacaccacacattggctgttactgtaggctgaatgatataaaccctatttccatgttaaaatgttatgggatggcttttctccattgtttttcatgttaggccactctggtaggcctacattatgatcaaatagccacagtagtctACTTGGCCACTTAAaacgggtacagcctcagtgttcacagtaaccGCACGCTGGAAGTGGCAAAGAATattcacaaagttcaagtttgcgctcagcggACCTGAAATTAGCTGAACGCTGAATTTTGTGAATAATGCATATGATAAATACATTTTACCTTGAACTTTATTTGGTGTGTATGCTACAAAATGCTATTAAAAAGGGAAGACTATAGTGGACCGGCTAACTTAAAACCCAGATATGCTTGGACGTCACAGCAGGGTCAAACAATCAAATACTTTCAAATCAGCTGCGTTCAAATTTAGTTTGCAAGTCGAAGTAATGGAATAGTATCAAAGGTGAAAAATCCAAGCTAAATCTAACGCACCTCAAATACCGTCAAGtgtttgaaacacacacacacacacaccgaacgaCCCGGTCGCTCCTGCACAGCTCAAGCATACTCCTGCAACGATTTAGGTTAGGATTATCGGGGGCAGGTTAGGGTTATTGGGGGCAGGTTAGGGTTATTGGGGGCAGGTTAGGGTTATTGGGGGCAGGTTAGGGTTATTGGGGGCAGGTTAGGGTTATTGGGggtaggttagggtaagggttgtcAGGAGCTGACTGTGGCCTGACTGACCTGGCTTGAGGTCATAGTGGATGATGGGCGGACGGATCTCGTTGAGGTACTTGAGGGCGTTGACGATCTGCATGATGATGGAGCGGCCCTCCTTCTCAGACATCAGCTTGTGCTGCTTCAGGTAGAAGTCCAGGTCGTTGCCCTCGCAGAACTCCAGCACTGTGCAGAACCTGGGGAGGAGAACACACAGAGTGAAGCCTTTTAAAATGTAGGAGAAAACCCTAGAATAATGGAAGTCACCATACAGACACAGAACTAAGGGCTAAATTGACTAcgaataaaagcatggatgaaagttcctattcatccatccatccatccatgggtTAGTGATGGAGTGACTTACGAGTCTGTGTCCAGTGAGAAGTAGTCATACAGTTTGACTATTCGGGGATGGTCCAGTTCCTTGTGGATCCTGTACTCTCTGCAGGCATGCCTGAAACAAACATGGATACACTACGGTCAAACACTGTAGTGActcaacacagcacacacacacacacagagacagaagatGTCGACAGTGTCGGACCTAAGCATTCACATGAAGACACACAGCCGAGAACATCTTGGAAAATCCCTACAACCAGATAATGGATTTACAGATTAAGGGGGTATTACTTCGACCAAATATACATCAACCATCCAAGGAGTTTGTGTGTGATTTAAGTTAAACCATTATTTTATGGGCTGATTCAAATATTTAAACACTGCCAACGACAGAGGTAGCAGAGTTGGAGGCAACATTTTCTGTACGcaaaacacaactgatttaaTCTTAGAATTTTTcttggatgatatctatgagatgGCAGCAATTATTTACTCAAATCTAAAGTAAAAAGCGAGAAACTGTGTTGTATATGATACAACCGGCAACAGCAGTACATCAAACTCGTTTTCCATAAAGTGCTTTCCAGTCTACTTAAAATTATTATTCTGTGCGCCGAGACGGCTGTTTGGCGGACACAAAATGGCCGTCCAGCCGCAGGTTTCCTTACTTGTGGTAGTTCTCCTTCTTCTCGTCCCTCCAGTTCTTGTTGAGCTGGTGGATCTTAACCGCCACGTATCTTTGCTCCGTTAGGTCAAAGGCCTAGGGATGAACACAGAGTGAATACAGAGTCAGACCAAAACAATGTTATAGAGCAATATTCAGTTCATTACATGGATGGACTTAGGGTGCCTTTCGTAAATTGCCTCCAGTGTtacagagtgcgctctgggtcgttggtaaattcagagcgttgtcagattgtccgttcactcagagcgcacactggacgctctggtcaAGGAGTAGGGTTAATCTGAGCATTCTAATCTCACAACAGCAGTtgagcacccaagctaactggctaaagttggctagtttgctagctacttccagaaacaaatgagagaacacctcactgaccattttacttaccctagcagagctggttagactgttttcatgttattttggttcaaatcaaatttatttatatagcccttcttacatcagctgatgtcacaaagtgctgtacagaaactcagcctaaaaccccaaacagcaagtaatgcaggtgtagaagcacggtggctaggaaaaactccctagaaaggccaaaacctaggaagaaacctagagaggaaccaggctatgaggggtggccagtcctcttctggctgtgctgggtggagattataacagaacatggcaaagatgttcaaatgttcataaatgaccagcatggtcaaataataataatcacagtagtgaCAAAGCTGTTTACTGACACCAAGACTAAAAAGTGGTCACCTTGTAAACTTCACTGAAGCCACCTCGTCCCAGTAGATATAATAGCAGGTATCGGTCGTTCAACGTGGGGTGGTCTTTAAATCTGATGAGAGGGGGAGACCACTGGTCAGTTTCTGAATGAGGATTGATCAAAGGAACAGGTACAAGCTACATTCCAGGAGGATAAACATACAACAGGACAGTCCACTCCAAAATGTTCTGTACTCTTGCTGGTCCTGGAGCGCTACATGATGTGCtggcttttgctccagcccagcactaacccaCTAGATTCAAATAATCAAGGTCTTCAAtctgcaggttggcatttattgtcatgaatcttgccctgaagtcagctctgcagagtggtcactaccTGGCGTGGCCACAAAGTCAACAAATCTTATTTTAACCCCAACCACACTGCCAACTCTGatgcttaaccctaaccttaaatgatggttacatttttgttttcattaatttttacaatatagccaattatGACTTATTATTACAGCTGGCCCAGCTAGCGGAAAtctctcagttctgcctccaggacaagattcatgacaaccATCAACCTGCCTTCAATCTTCAGGACCACAATAAGATAAATCTACTTTGCAGTGAGAACAAGTTTGGTAATTGGAATGGAACGCAGAAAAAGAGAGGAAGGCCAAGGGGAGCGTACGTGGAGTTGTCCTCGTTGTGGATCCTCTTCAACTCCCGGATGTGGAGGTTCCTGACGCGCTCCAACCTCTCCAACTCTGCCTGGATCTCTGCCTCCTCctacagggcacacacacacacgttagtcaCTCAGTATCACACACTCTTCATATAACAATCATGATGACGGCGGAGAAGGACAGTACCTTCTTTAGATGCCCAAGCCGGAGTTTGAAAATCTCCTCCTGCTCGTGATACTCTGCAAGCGACAACCTGTGTGGTTCAAAGACAAAAAGGAGCAACTATAAAACAAAGTCATCTTCTTTCAGTTTTTGTCTCTATTGAAGACTGCCCCCAGTTAGGCGCTTAATCAAACGGACCGGCTACACCTGGGTGGAAGCTTGCTGTTCAGCACCTGAACAACTGGGACGTGCATATTTTACCCTTGTTGGATTCTAGCTTGAAATATCTTTATTCATGCTACCTTACTAGAACTTATTGATTACTTTCCATGTATAATGAATGTATATGTTTGTCAATGGAGGGTGGATAAGAACTAGGTATATGGAAAGTTtctgcatgagacaaatgggGGGAGGCAGGAAGTTTACATTCGGTCAAACATGTTATTGTTAAATCTCATGGATCCTATGGAGGAAGGCAAAGGGCAACAGTCTGGTTTCAGCCACTGATAAGGTAGGACTGATAAGGTAGGACAgctgtggaggagggaggaattTGGGCCGAGGTCAGGACAGATGAAGTGAGAAGGAACAGTCCTAATACACACATATACTTACATGCCCACCAAGGTTCTAACAGGGAGGCGTGGCCATGACTacaccagtgagaggaaccaattAAGTTCCTGACTGGCAATCGAGAAGTTTTGGCTGTCTAGATGTGCAAGGTGTTGACTCCGTCTAGTAGGAGGGTATAAATATATGTGCTTGTGTAAAATTGTCTGGGTCTTTACAGCTGTATGAACCTAACACCCTCTTCATTAATGCCTCTCCCACATGGTGCGATTTTTTGTAAATGCTAACATCTTTTGATATCCTCCACTTGAGAGAAAGAACAGCTGGTACATTGAAGATTTGCTATCAGAAGAGTGCTCACACTTTGCAACTCTGCCGTCGTGACACTGTCCGTGTCATTTCCACTATCATGAATAAAGTTCGATTTTATTTCATCATTCAAAATAGCAGATACAAACATAaggcttatttttcaaatcagTCATAATGTATATGTTCTAGTCGGCCAACAACGGCTATGTTTATTAAAGGCAGTCCAATTCGGATCTTTTGCCACTAACTAGTATTTTGACCAAATCCGATCAGCGCATTTGCCAATAATTGGACAAAAGATCAGAGTGGTATACTACATTAGAAGCTAAATCTACTCAGGGTTTtcaaaagctagccagcttcagttagcgtcacattccagctcaggcttcatccgTATTACGACGGTGGATATTGTCGCAGGTCATCCATTCTGTTGACCAGACACTCAAGCGGCCGCTCTATCAATGAAAATAAACGTCTTCAAAAACGGAAGGCAGTCgggaggcaagatcaggtgggaattggaccattctagccaatgagagggcagatacgcatGTGAATAGACAACTctgatataaagtgtttttttccccctcaaagtTGCAGGGATGTCATGGGTCTTACTTATCAGTAAACTAGTAACAATCTAAACATTCCAAAACATTTATTCATTCAGATAAGCCATTGCAATTTTCTGGGACCAAATTTGACACGCTCTCAATGACCTCCATAAACAAAAACGTCTCGCTTGGTTAGTGGGAAAAAAACTAAGTAAGatgcaccaccttctggagaagATAGATTTTGGGCCCAGTTATCCCTCCCTCTCGGTTCGCTCCAACTTGAGCGGCAAAGGGGAGGaaatctgatttcattggtcctcaactcgcAGCTCAGACACTTCATTCAGTATAAATGGAGTTAGCCTGCCCCAGAGCAGGTTAGTTTTGATGGTTTCtttgccatagaaatgtacctggctaaaaAGGTGAGCCATTTTCATGTTACCGGTTATCCGAAGTAGACTCAGAGTTGGACAAAAATACCTTGCCAACTCCTCAAAACAGATTCGTAGTATAGggctcagaattgggctgcctgtttaaACAGAGCCAATGTAGTTAATACATTGGCATTAGATATATTTGGTTGTTTTCACAAAatagtgtgaaatacacacaaaaaaacaaatgtaGGGAAATGTTGAAAATGATGAACCAACTGCTCCATCttttcatttacattacatttacgtcatttagcagacgctcttatccagagcgacttacaaattggtgcattcacctacaGCACATGCCAGCATGCAGTGTTTCTATTGTCCAAAGACAACAATCGTGTGGAATCTCCCTTGTAGTGGTGTTCACACAGCACGAAAAGTGCAAAGCTGTGACAGAAAATTCTGACATTTGGTGTTGTCCGTAGCTCACAAGTGCAATAAATTGGATGTCGTTGACCATGCCATACTGTGACTCATGAGCTCCCGTTTTTCACGAACGACCTAAAGATCATGAAAAATTTCTGCGACACATGAATCGTGCCACTATTGTTCCAAACTCGTACTATGGGGGCTTGGCATAAGTCAACGACACTGGCCAAATCGACCCCTAGACCCTctgcacttgtggagatctgagaggatttaacaggtgtaagcaatatggtaaTAGCTTCAACTTGTCCTCTAATAAGATAGGTGGAAGTTTCACCATATTGCCTATATAAATCAAATCGTCTAAAATTCCTAAAAGGGCATTGgaacacccttttccctatatctGTGTTGTGTTCATAAGGACACTCAAGGGAAAatattttgcaacagaaaatgaaaaggagcctttcttattggacaagttcatgtagtccctccctgtttccctttgttttctttcattttgttcctaatgaacatgacccactCAAAGATAAGCCAGAGGTACACTTCATCCTTACGCTTCGTTGTCTTGTCCGTTGGTCTTGCTCTTGCGTTTGTTGGTGCCGGAGCTGTTGGGGGCGGTTGGAGGCTCCATGGTGTTGGGGGTGGTGAGGAGGGTGAGGCTCTGggccgtggtggtggtggcggtagaGGGCTTCCTCTTACCCAGcagcttcctctgtctctctatgtcctccctctGAGAGTTTATCCTCTCCTGCTGCCTGggaacacacacagaggcagacaaTGAGGGGCAATGAGAATGGCACAGTGCTGGGCCACTGAAATAATAGTCATCCTATTTATTTCTATGTATTAGGAGTaaagtgtatgtatgtgtgtgttcacttgaagaggttgtgtgtgtgtacactgactTGATGAGGTTCTGGAAGGCATATCCGTCGGTCCACTGCTCGGTGAAGGAGGCTCCGTGTCTCACGGTGGTGAAGTGGCCCAGTCGCAGGCGGTCCTGCATGCTTTTGTCTCGGCACGTCCTCTTCTCCTGCTtcgactggacacacacaccgctgattACAATTATTTTCTTCTAATCAGGGTGTGATTTTGACCTATAACACCAGGTGAGTAGAATCTCTGGCCAATTacgccacttttcaacctcaatcattatctccagcaccataccagtgtCAACACATGTGAAAACAGCGTGTTTCTATGAtctatggtaaaaaaaaaaagatgaggTCCTAAAAAAATGGTTCTGTGAAGTAAaaaaaacagtgattttcaaaacctgcaatATGTTTCTAGCCAGAAGGAGGATATTTTCTTCCTCTCCACATCACTGAGAAACTCatgtttgaaaatcactgttttaACTTTTGATTACGTCATCGGGTAGAACTTAACTTTATATTCCCCCccctacaaaacatagaaatgcacCTTTttacatatgtagacactggtattgtgctggagataacaAACATGAgattgaaaagtggtggaattaCCATTTAACTACGAGGTAGATAGTACTCCGGACCTCAAGGGTTAGAATTTACCTTGAGCCAGGTTGTGCTTCTTCTGCGGTGTGAACAGACCCTTATGCCACTCGGCACTGATTTTGCACTAAGTACTGCTCGTTTTAAAGTTTAACCATATCAGTTTGTTGTTTTGGACATTTAGAACCAAGTGTGTCCATGGAAATACAGACACTCACCTTCTCGATAAGCAGCTTTTTGCTCATGGTCACACACTTGTTGAGGCGCTCCTTGTACCGCTCCAGCGCCCTCTGTTGCTCGTCTATCTGGCGCCGCAGGTCACAGttagcctaaaaaaaaaaaaaagaaccctgtgtgtttatacacAGTAGTTTTGCCTCTAGTTATCAGACACCTAAAGCTACTATCACAGTAACTACCCAACATCATTTGACAATTACATTGAGATGTaattagaatatattttttttaaggtacACTCAGATGATTTGCAAATAAACAAGCAACGTTTTGGTCACATTAAACATCTTGGATTCTCCTACACAGTTTTTCTTCTAACGGGTAACTCCAATGCCGTACAAAGAGAAAGATGTGAAACAATGTCTTACCCTCAATAAGTCGTCTATCCGTCCCTCCTTCTTCTCTAGGTCAGAGTTCTTGTTGTTCTCTAATGCTGTCAGCTTCTCAAGCGTCAAGTCAGACTGGGGtgtgtgggaggagagagagagaaaaagaggtagaaaaagagaggggagggagagaaagagggagaaaaagagaggggagggagagaaagagaggggagggagaaaaagagagggggagggagaaaaagagagggggagggagaaaagagagggggagggagaaaagagaggggagggagaaaagagaggggagggagaaaaagagggagagaaagagagggggagggagagaaagagagggggagggagagaaagagagggggagggagagaaagagagggggagggagagaaagagggagaaaaagagagggggagggagagaaagagagggggagggagaaaagagggagaaaagagagggggagggagagaaagagaggggagggagaaaaagagaggggagggagaaaagagaggggagggagaaaagagggagaaaagagggagaaaagagagggggagggagaaaagagggagaaaaagagagggggagggagaaaagagagggagggagagaaagagaggggagggagagaaagagaggggagggagaaaagagaggtggagggagaaaagagaggggagggagaaaagagaggggagggagaaaagagagggggagggagagaaagagagggggagggagaaaaagagagggggagggagaaaaagagagggggagggagaaaaagagagggggagggagagaaagagagggggagggagagaaagagagggggagggagagaaagagagggggagggagaaaaagagggagagagaaaaagagatgggaaaagagggaggagagagattagTACAAAAGGCACTAATGACAGAAGGGACAATGCATCCATCAATAGGGTTGATTAATCAACAAATGCGTAGTTAGGCTGGTGGTCAGTAACCAGCTTTCCAATTATTTCCAAGTTAAGGATAGGATTACTTCAACTGCCTAGTATGGAGTGGCACAACAGTGCGATCTAATATGGCAGAAGTGGATGTGAGCTGTGCCAAGGGGAGACCACTGTCTAGCCATGCCAGGTTAAGGTGGGAGGCCAGACAGGGCTCTTTACCTGAGTAGATTTGTGGCAGGATGAGGAGGAGTGGAGCAGAACAGGCTTCAGAGAactggaggaggacgaggaggagaagGGCTCGGCGGGAGCTGCTGAGCCTGTGGACGACGGACTGCCCTGCTGCACCTAATgagaaagaagggggagagataTTTCAGACTGTTCCCATCGATCTACACTGAGAGTCATGTTAGTCGTTAAGTGAGGGAGCATAAAGAGGGCTGGTGCTCACCGCCACTGGGGGGTTAGAGTGTGAGTGTTGACAGGAGGAGCGCACCAGGGGAGGGATGCCCCGCGCCAGACTGGTGGCAGGGCAACTACCACCAGCAAACTGAGTCAAAGCATGTGCCcgcgagagaaacagagagaaatgaTTGAGCCATTGAAGGATGAAAGTACAAGCAGACAAAGAGTCTGAAGAAATGCAGTATTTCAAAGCGTGTTAAAGTGCTTCACATGAAGGTAATGAGATATTAAGACAGCCATGTGCTAGCATGAAAGCTACGCACTTCATGAATTTTTCACTCACCTCAAAATAGTCGCTAATTTTGTGACTTCTGGCGCCTCCCTTATCGTactgctctcctttcctcttcctgGTTCTCTGGTCACTGGGCTTCTTCTCTGGTGTCTAAGCAACAGGGTCACACAGTACACACCATTGGAGGAAAGACAACTACAGAATAACTTGTGTCCATCTTTTCTGGGTtacctatttccattgatcgtgtgtgtatgtgtgtaactatacttgtggggacaagaatagtaaacaataaaaaattaccaactggggacattttgttagtccccacaaggtcatatgctatttctagggggtttagggttaaggttagaattagttatGCAAGACTGACAGTgcgcgtgtacacacacacacacacacacacgtggaagctcctaagaggaggaaggagaggaccatcctcagtgaatttatatatttttttttaagttacaaataaaataaagttaTCCTTCTTAGATAAAACTATAATAAATAATATAACTATAATAAATACACGTAGCAAATAATTGTTTAAAACACACTGttctgcaatgaaggtctacagtagcctcaacagcactctgtagggtagcaccatgatgTAGCCGGAGAACAGCTAGTCTTCGTcccctctgggtacattgacttccttgcaactgttggactaatgattacaccctagatcagctagatgcaggcaagagtgtgcaaggtggtattgaatgtgtcgcTTTCTGGATTACTCAAATTTTTCTCACTACCTGTTGTAGcgacctcatgatgggtatagggaacatttgagtatcatgtagtagcctaaacttatcaacgttacattgagctgggtgaatggaatatgaatgacagtcatccaatatgctgttcTAGAAATAAGGCTGCCCCTAGCACACGCATGTAGTCATACTGACCTCCAGCTCCTTGTCGCTCAGAGAGCCCACGCTGCACAGGCTCTGGTTGGACGACTCGTTTATTCCCGAACCCTGGAGGAAACAACAATAGATTGGTCAACAAGAAAATGGATGTTAAATGCTTCTGTCATGcaataccttcagaaagtattcagacccctttactttttccacattttgttgtgtttgaCTGAATTTtaaattcattttttatttattttaaaaccgtttcgtcctgaatacaaagcatgtTCATTTGTGtgatttatttccttcttaatgtgtttgagccaatcagttgtgttgtgacaaggtaggggtggtatacagacgccctatttggtaaaagaccaa harbors:
- the LOC106579150 gene encoding serine/threonine-protein kinase tousled-like 2 isoform X1, coding for MMEELHSLDPRRQELLEARFTGVGVAKGSGINESSNQSLCSVGSLSDKELETPEKKPSDQRTRKRKGEQYDKGGARSHKISDYFEFAGGSCPATSLARGIPPLVRSSCQHSHSNPPVAVQQGSPSSTGSAAPAEPFSSSSSSSSLKPVLLHSSSSCHKSTQSDLTLEKLTALENNKNSDLEKKEGRIDDLLRANCDLRRQIDEQQRALERYKERLNKCVTMSKKLLIEKSKQEKRTCRDKSMQDRLRLGHFTTVRHGASFTEQWTDGYAFQNLIKQQERINSQREDIERQRKLLGKRKPSTATTTTAQSLTLLTTPNTMEPPTAPNSSGTNKRKSKTNGQDNEALSLAEYHEQEEIFKLRLGHLKKEEAEIQAELERLERVRNLHIRELKRIHNEDNSTFKDHPTLNDRYLLLYLLGRGGFSEVYKAFDLTEQRYVAVKIHQLNKNWRDEKKENYHKHACREYRIHKELDHPRIVKLYDYFSLDTDSFCTVLEFCEGNDLDFYLKQHKLMSEKEGRSIIMQIVNALKYLNEIRPPIIHYDLKPGNILLVNGTACGEIKITDFGLSKIMDDDSYNSVDGMELTSQGAGTYWYLPPECFVVGKEPPKISNKVDVWSVGVIFYQSLYGRKPFGHNQSQQDILQENTILKAKEVQFPPKPVVTTEAKAFIRRCLAYRKEERIDVLQLAQDPFLMPPFRKALATGAGPLGSGSTPSTSSAYNSSASN
- the LOC106579150 gene encoding serine/threonine-protein kinase tousled-like 2 isoform X2, with protein sequence MMEELHSLDPRRQELLEARFTGVGVAKGSGINESSNQSLCSVGSLSDKELETPEKKPSDQRTRKRKGEQYDKGGARSHKISDYFEVQQGSPSSTGSAAPAEPFSSSSSSSSLKPVLLHSSSSCHKSTQSDLTLEKLTALENNKNSDLEKKEGRIDDLLRANCDLRRQIDEQQRALERYKERLNKCVTMSKKLLIEKSKQEKRTCRDKSMQDRLRLGHFTTVRHGASFTEQWTDGYAFQNLIKQQERINSQREDIERQRKLLGKRKPSTATTTTAQSLTLLTTPNTMEPPTAPNSSGTNKRKSKTNGQDNEALSLAEYHEQEEIFKLRLGHLKKEEAEIQAELERLERVRNLHIRELKRIHNEDNSTFKDHPTLNDRYLLLYLLGRGGFSEVYKAFDLTEQRYVAVKIHQLNKNWRDEKKENYHKHACREYRIHKELDHPRIVKLYDYFSLDTDSFCTVLEFCEGNDLDFYLKQHKLMSEKEGRSIIMQIVNALKYLNEIRPPIIHYDLKPGNILLVNGTACGEIKITDFGLSKIMDDDSYNSVDGMELTSQGAGTYWYLPPECFVVGKEPPKISNKVDVWSVGVIFYQSLYGRKPFGHNQSQQDILQENTILKAKEVQFPPKPVVTTEAKAFIRRCLAYRKEERIDVLQLAQDPFLMPPFRKALATGAGPLGSGSTPSTSSAYNSSASN